Proteins found in one Sorghum bicolor cultivar BTx623 chromosome 1, Sorghum_bicolor_NCBIv3, whole genome shotgun sequence genomic segment:
- the LOC8057064 gene encoding protein trichome birefringence-like 33 gives MKVLAVLALVAAAAPFLRAAGQGEEGAGPLPFAVGAAPAGCDVAQGEWVRDDDARPLYQEWECPYIQPQLTCQAHGRPDKAYQSWRWQPRGCSLPSFNATLMLEMLRGKRMLFVGDSLNRGQYVSLLCLLHRAIPDGAKSFETVDSLSIFRAKDYDATIEFYWAPMLAESNSDDAVVHSADDRLIRGAPMDRHSSFWKGADVLVFNSYLWWVAGDKIQILRGADNDPSKDIVEMKSEEAYRLVLYQVVRWLERNVDAKKSRVFFVTASPTHTEGKAWGDKKEGANCYGQTSPISDGASSYRDSTSREMQRVTEEVLATSRVPVGLVNITRLSEYRRDAHTQTYKKQWAEPTAEQRADPRSYADCTHWCLPGVPDTWNELLYWKLFFPSNDQFL, from the exons ATGAAGGTCCTCGCCGTGCTGgcgctcgtcgccgccgccgcgccgttcCTCCGCGCCGCCGGCCAG GGCGAGGAAGGGGCCGGGCCGCTGCCGTTCGCGGTGGGCGCGGCGCCGGCGGGCTGCGACGTCGCACAGGGCGAGTGGGTGCGCGACGACGACGCCCGCCCGTTGTACCAGGAGTGGGAGTGCCCCTACATCCAGCCGCAGCTGACGTGCCAGGCGCACGGCCGCCCCGACAAGGCGTACCAGAGCTGGCGCTGGCAGCCGCGCGGCTGCTCCCTGCCCAG CTTCAACGCGACGCTGATGCTGGAGATGCTGCGTGGGAAGCGGATGCTGTTCGTGGGCGACTCGCTGAACCGGGGGCAGTACGTGTCCCTGCTGTGCCTCCTGCACCGTGCCATCCCCGACGGCGCCAAGTCGTTCGAGACGGTGGACTCGCTGAGCATCTTCAGGGCGAAGGACTACGACGCCACCATCGAGTTCTACTGGGCGCCCATGCTGGCTGAGTCCAACTCCGACGACGCCGTGGTGCACTCCGCCGACGACCGCCTCATCCGCGGCGCGCCCATGGACAGGCACTCCAGCTTCTGGAAGGGCGCCGACGTCCTCGTCTTCAACTCATACCTCTGGTGGGTCGCCGGGGACAAGATCCAGATCCT GAGGGGCGCCGACAATGACCCGAGCAAGGACATCGTGGAGATGAAATCGGAGGAGGCCTACAGGCTGGTGCTGTACCAGGTGGTCCGGTGGCTGGAGCGCAACGTGGACGCCAAGAAGTCGCGGGTGTTCTTCGTCACCGCGTCGCCAACGCACACAGAGGGCAAGGCGTGGGGCGACAAGAAGGAGGGCGCCAATTGCTACGGCCAGACGTCGCCGATCAGCGACGGCGCCTCCTCGTACAGGGACAGCACGAGCCGGGAGATGCAGCGGGTGACGGAGGAGGTGCTGGCCACGTCGCGGGTGCCCGTCGGGCTCGTCAACATCACGCGGCTGTCCGAGTACCGCCGGGACGCGCACACGCAGACCTACAAGAAGCAGTGGGCGGAGCCGACGGCGGAGCAGCGCGCCGACCCCAGGAGCTACGCCGACTGCACGCACTGGTGTCTTCCCGGCGTGCCGGATACGTGGAACGAGCTGCTGTACTGGAAGCTCTTCTTCCCTAGCAACGATCAGTTCCTCTGA
- the LOC8057065 gene encoding protein trichome birefringence-like 34, translating into MTGYTPPRKGRSSAGAGGDALEEAWLVSEPPAKKPHGRAAAWGVTVSFGLRRGHFNSFVLLLLVLFVVLAVSVTTTKNDSSGGDGGGPDQLETTTRSAPPPADDDAGGVGQGECDMSSGRWVYNDAAYPLYEESACKFMSDQSACGKFGRTDLKYQHWRWQPHGCDLPRFDAVKLLQRLRGKRLAFVGDSLNRNQWISMVCLIDTATPMLRKSIAGGNTSLVSFKIHEYNASVDFYWSPLLVESNSDHPVHHRVADRVVRAGSIEKHARRWADADVLVFNSYLWWRRPTMKVLWGSFEAAAAAEGAHRAAYEVTDSLRAFELSIKTWSEWLEHHVDRARTQLFFTSMSPTHLHSDEWEAAGAGTGGRNHQCYNETEPIMAEGHHGQDTDPAFARAVEAQVARLGARGVAVRVLNVTQLSEQRKDAHPSVHRRPWSPPTAAELEARARDPSSGADCIHWCLPGVPDVWNQMLYAHLVSS; encoded by the exons ATGACCGGTTACACCCCGCCGCGGAAGGGACGGAGCtcggccggcgccggcggtgaCGCACTCGAGGAGGCGTGGCTGGTGTCGGAGCCGCCGGCGAAGAAGCCCCACGGAAGGGCGGCGGCGTGGGGCGTCACCGTCAGCTTCGGCCTCCGCCGCGGCCACTTCAACTCGTTCGTGCTGCTGCTCCTCGTCTTGTTCGTCGTCCTCGCCGTTTCTGTCACCACCACCAAGAACGacagcagcggcggcgacggcggcgggccCGATCAGCTGGAGACTACGACGAGGAGCGCGCCGCCACCTGCGGACGATGACGCCGGCGGCGTCGGGCAGGGTGAGTGCGACATGTCGTCTGGCCGGTGGGTGTACAATGACGCGGCGTACCCGCTGTACGAGGAGAGCGCGTGCAAGTTCATGTCGGACCAGTCGGCGTGCGGCAAGTTCGGGAGGACGGATCTCAAGTACCAGCACTGGCGGTGGCAGCCGCACGGCTGCGATCTTCCCAG GTTCGACGCGGTGAAGCTGCTCCAGAGGCTGCGCGGCAAGCGGCTGGCTTTCGTCGGCGACTCCCTGAACCGGAACCAGTGGATATCCATGGTCTGCCTCATCGACACCGCCACCCCCATGCTGCGCAAGTCCATCGCCGGCGGCAACACCTCCCTCGTTTCCTTCAAGATCCAT GAGTACAACGCGTCGGTAGACTTCTACTGGTCGCCGCTGCTGGTGGAGTCGAACTCGGACCATCCGGTTCACCACCGGGTGGCCGACCGCGTCGTGCGCGCCGGCTCCATCGAAAAGCACGCCAGGCGCTGGGCCGACGCCGACGTGCTCGTCTTCAACTCCTACCTCTGGTGGCGCCGCCCGACCATGAAAGTCCT GTGGGGGTCgttcgaggcggcggcggcggcggagggcgcGCACAGGGCGGCGTACGAGGTGACCGACAGCCTCCGCGCGTTCGAGCTGTCGATCAAGACGTGGTCGGAGTGGCTGGAGCACCACGTCGACCGCGCCCGCACGCAGCTCTTCTTCACGAGCATGTCGCCGACGCACCTCCACTCCGACGAGTGGGAGGCGGCCGGAGCCGGGACCGGTGGTAGAAACCACCAGTGCTACAACGAGACGGAGCCGATCATGGCGGAGGGGCACCACGGGCAGGACACGGACCCGGCGTTCGCGCGCGCCGTGGAGGCGCAGGTGGCGCGGCTGGGCGCGCGCGGCGTCGCCGTGCGGGTGCTCAACGTGACGCAGCTGTCGGAGCAGCGCAAGGACGCGCACCCGTCGGTGCACCGGCGGCCGTGGAGCCCGCCCACGGCGGCGGAGCTGGAGGCGCGGGCGCGCGACCCCAGCAGCGGCGCCGACTGCATCCACTGGTGCCTCCCCGGCGTGCCCGACGTCTGGAACCAGATGCTCTATGCGCACCTCGTCTCGTCCTAG